The DNA window ATGTGCGTCCAGTGCGTCATGCGCTCCCGCAGCAAGGAAACTGGGAATGTCGGCATCGGGAGTGAGCCGGGCAATATCCAGGCTGGAGGAGAAGCTTGGGGCAAGGCTTTTCGATTGTTCGACGGGGTTGCTTCGGCTGACGGACAAAGGCGCCCGCCTCTATCGTTTGGCCGCACCCCATCTTTCGGGACTGGAAACAGCAGCCCGGACGACATCCAATCTCGCTGCTGACGTTTAGGGACTGCTGCGGGTCAATCTGAACACGATATTCGCACGCCATATTTTGGCGCCGCGACTGCCGGTCGCCTCCCTCAGGCTAAGGCACACCGCCTGGTGACTCAGGTGGTGTTCTCGATTTTTCCCGGGCAAGGGCAGGCTGGGCCTCTATCCCAAACTGGTTCGGGTCGATATCCATCAAATTCTTGGATCGGGCCGTTATCTGACATATCGTGCCGTGCGTTGATGACCGACACGTCGCAGTTCATTTTGCCCGGCTTGTCGAGTCAGGCCCCATCATGTCGGGAACCTTCTTGCCGCCGATGCCAGACAAAACAACAGTGTCGAAAAGGCCGGCGACACACGACAGTAAGAATGATGCCGTCAGCGCCGACCTGATCGCCGTCGTTATTGCCGTGAACCATGATGGCCCGCGCGTCCTCACCATCGCGGATTCGAACGCCTTGCCGTCCGGCCCGTTCGAGCAGGGGCATCGATCCTTGCAGTCGGGCCTCCGGGCGTGGGTCGAGCGGCAGACCGGCCATCCGCTCGGCTATGTCGAGCAACTCTACACCTTTGCGGACCGGGACCGGACCGGAGACGGACGCGTCCAGATCTCGATCGGCTATCTCGGCCTGACACGGGAAGAAAAGGCCGAAGGGTCTCCGACGCACGGCTGGCGGAACTGGTACGAGTATTTCCCATGGGAGGACCATCGCGCGGGCATGCCACCGATCCTGCAGGACGTCCTGATACCCCAACTGCTGGCCTGGGCCGATGACACGACGGATCCGAAGACGCGTCACGATCGCCGGCAGCGCGCGACCTTTGCCTTTGGCCTCGACGAGCGCGACTGGAACGAGGAACTCACCCTGCAGCGCTACGAACTGCTCTATGAGGCGGGGCTCGTTGCCGAAGCCTTGCGCGATCGGGGCGAAAGCAGTTCCTCTCCAATCCCAGGCCGGCCGATGATCGCCGATCATCGCCGCATTCTGGCAACCGGGATTGCCAGGCTGCGCACCAAGATCAAATACCGCCCGGTCGTCTTCGAACTGATGCCCCCAGCCTTCACGTTGCTGCAGCTGCAGCGAACCGTCGAAGCGCTCGCCGGCCGGCTCGTTCACAAGCAGAATTTCCGGCGCCTGATCGAGCAGCAGGATCTGGTCGAGGAGACCGGCGAAACCACGTCCGACACCGGCGGCCGGCCGGCCAAACGCTTCCGCTTTCGCCAGTCGGTGCTGGCCGAGCGCGCGGTCGCGGGAACGAAATTGCCATTGTCACGCTCTTGACATTCGTTATGCTCAAGTTCAGCATATGTCCATCTTATACTCAAACTGAGCATAGTGGACATGGCAATCACCTCCGCACGCACAGCCGCGCTCTACGATCGGGTACGGCGGTTCATCCCGCCGGTTGAGTGGCCGATTTTCGCCGACGATATCGACGCGATCCTCGATCTGAAGCGGCAGCGAAACGCCGTCGTCCTGGCGCACAATTACCAGACGCCGGAGATCTTCCACTGCGTCGCCGACATCGTCGGCGACAGTCTGGCGCTGGCGCGCAAGGCGATGACGGTCGAGGCCGATGTCATCGTGCTGGCCGGCGTGCATTTCATGGCCGAGACGGCGAAGCTGCTCAATCCGGGCAAGACGGTGCTCATTCCGGACACGGCGGCCGGTTGCTCGCTCGCCGAATCGATCACTCCGGAGGATGTCCGCCGCCTGCGCCAGTGTCATCCCGGCGTTCCGGTCGTCACCTATGTGAATACGTCCGCCGCCGTGAAGGCGGAATCCGACATCTGCTGCACGTCGGGCAATGCGAAGGCGGTCGTCGAAGCGCTCGGCGTGCCACGGGTCATCATGCTGCCGGACGAATATCTGGCCCGGAATATCGCCGCCGAGACCGACGTCGAGATCATCACCTGGCAAGGCCATTGCGAGGTGCATGAGCTTTTTGCCCCCGCCGACATCCGCCAGCTTCGCGAAGACCACCCCGGCGTGACGGTGCTGGCCCACCCCGAATGCCCGCCCGATGTGGTGGCCGAGGCCGATTTCGCCGGCTCGACGGCCGCCATGTCCGATTATGTCGCAAGGCAGAAGCCGTCTCGCGTGGTGCTGATGACCGAGTGCTCGATGAGCGACAACGTGGCGGTGGATCACCCGGAAATCGAGTTCATCCGACCCTGCAACCTGTGCCCGCACATGAAGCGGGTGACCCTTGCCAACATCCGCGCGGCGTTGGAACAGAACCGCCATGAGGTCACGATCGCTCCCGAGGTCGCCGGCCGCGCCCGGCTGGCCGTCGAACGGATGCTGGCAATATGAACGCCGACATCCGCGATCTGGCTGGCCGGCCGGTCATTGTCGGTGGCGGTATCGCCGGGCTGCTCACGGCGCTGCATCTCGCGCCGGAGCCGGTGATCCTTCTGTCGAAATCGCCGCTCGGCGCGGAGGCGTCGAGCGTCTGGGCACAGGGCGGGCTTGCCGCAAGTCTTGGCGACGATGACGAACCGGCAGCGCACCTCGCCGACACGCTCGCCGCCGGCGATGGTCTTTGCGATGCCGAGGCTGCAAGACGGATCGTGGAAGCGGCCCCCGCCGCGATCGAGGGCCTCACCCGCCTTGGCGTTCGCTTCGACCGCACGCCCAATGGGCGGCTGAGCCTCGGCCTTGAAGCCGCACACAGCCGGCGGCGGATCGTCCATGCCAGCGGCGACGGCAGCGGCCGCAAGGTCATGCGCGCGCTTGTCGCCGCCGTGCGCGCCTCACCGTCGATCACCGTCATCGAGGGCATCGAGGCACGCCGGCTGATATTGGAAGACGGCAGGATCACGGGTGTGGTGGCCGCCACCTCGACCGGGCCTGTGTTCCTGTCCACCGGGCGCGTCGTTCTCGCAACGGGCGGGATCGGTGGACTCTATGGCGACACCACGAACCCCCTCGGCAATTGCGGCCAGGGCCTCGCGCTCGCCGCCTGTGCCGGCGCGGTCATGGCCGACCTGGAGTTCGTCCAGTTCCATCCGACTGCACTTGACGGCCCCTCCCGTCCGATGCCGCTCATCAGCGAGGCCGTTCGCGGCGAAGGGGCAACGATCGTCGACGAGACCGGCCGGCGTTTTCTTGAGGGTATCGAGGGCGCCGAACTGGCTCCGCGCGACATCGTCGCACGCGCGATCTGGAAGCACCTTGCCGATGGCCATCGCGTCTTCCTCGACGCAACGCAGAAGCCCGGGGCAACCTTCGCGCAGCATTTCCCGACAATCGCCTCGGTCTGCCATCGCCGGCATCGATCCGTCGCTCGATCTCATTCCCATCCGTCCGGCGCAGCATTACCAGATGGGCGGCGTCGCCGTGGATCTTGCCGGCCGCACGTCCGTCGAGGGTCTATGGGCCTGCGGCGAGGTCGCCGCAACCGGGCTGCACGGCGCCAACAGGCTCGCCAGCAACTCGCTGACCGAAGCCGTCGTCTGCGCAAGCTGGGTCGCCGAGAGCGTTGTCGCTGCGCCGAGGCGTGGCGGCAGGCCCGTGACCATGCCGGACCTGCCCGCGCTGGACCTGCCCACGCCGGACCCAGGACCCGTGCGACCGATCCTCTCGCGCGCCCTCGGCGTCATGCGGAACGGCGAGGACCTGAAAGAGGCCGCGCGCGCCTTGTTGCCGCTCGTGCAGCAGCAGGGCGCCTCGTCCGATCCCGCCGCCGTGGGGTTGATGATCGCCGTCGCCGCCCTTGGGCGCGAGGAAAGCCGGGGCGCCCATTGCCGGACGGATTTCCCGAGCCATTCGGCCGTCGCCCGGTGCTCCCGGATCACGCTGGAGACGGCCATCGCCGCGGCTGAGGACCTTGCCGCCATCCCAATGCTTGAGAGAATTGCCTGATGACCCTTTCCCCCATTCCCGCAGTCATGCTCGAGCCAATGGTGCGGGCGGCGCTTCTCGAAGACCTCGGCAGGGCCGGCGACCTGACCTCGGATGCGATCGTCCCGAAGGAGCATCGGGCGACGACCGTGCTGACCGCACGTCAGGCCGGAGTGGTCGCCGGGCTCGATCTCGCCATGCTCGCCCTCCGGCTCATCGACCCGGCCGTCGAAATGAGCGTGCAGTGCCCGGACGGCAGCAAGGTCGCGCCGGGCGAGGTCATCGCATCCGTCAGCGGCCCGGCACGGGCAATCCTGACGGCGGAACGCACAGCGCTGAATTTCCTCTGTCATCTCAGCGGCATCGCCACGGTGACGGCCTCGATTGTCGCGGCCGTGGAGGGCCATGGCACGAGGATCGTCTGCACGCGCAAGACGACGCCCGGTTTGCGCGCCGTCGAAAAATACGCCGTGCGCGCGGGCGGCGGCTCCAATCACCGCTTCGGTCTCGACGACGCGATCCTGATCAAGGACAACCACGTCGCCATTGCTGGCGGCATTCGCCCCGCCATCGAGCGCGCGCGAAGCGCCGTCGGCCATCTCGTCAAGATCGAAGTCGAGGTCGATACGCTGGCCCAGCTGGAAGAGGCCATGGCTCTCGCCCCCGATGCCGTTCTTCTCGACAACATGTCGGCCGAGGAGCTTCGCCAGGCGGTGGAGATGGTCGGTGGCCGGGCGATCACAGAGGCATCTGGCCGGATCACGCCTGCGACAGCGCCGGCCATCGCCGCGACGGGCGTCGATCTGCTATCCATTGGCTGGTTGACTCACAGCGCGCCGATCCTCGATATCGGGCTCGACTATCGTGAGCTTTGACCGCTTGGCCCGATGGCGCCACGTCGCGCACTGCAATGAACGGGATGGACATGCACACAGCAACCGCGCAAAAGACCGCCCCTGAAGCCCGGTCGGCCGCCGGCCGCCGGACCTGGACGCTCGAAGAGGCCCGCGCACTCCACGACGCGCCGTTCAACGACCTGTTGTTTCAGGCGCAAACCGTTCATCGCCAGAACTTCGATCCCAACAAGGTCCAGCTCAGCCGGTTGCTCAGCATCAAGACGGGCGGATGTCCGGAGGACTGCGGCTATTGCAGCCAGTCGGCCCACCACCAGTCCGGCCTCAAGGCCTCCAAGCTGATGGAGGTCCAGCGCGTCATCGCCGAGGCGACCAAGGCGCGCGACGCCGGCGCGACGCGCTATTGCATGGGCGCGGCCTGGCGCAATCCCAAGGCCCGCGACATGGACGCGGTCGTGGCGATGGTCGAGGGCGTCAAGGCGCTCGGCATGGAGACCTGCATGACGCTCGGCATGCTGAGCGCCGATGACACCCAGCGCCTCAAGACCGCCGGCCTCGACTACTACAACCACAACATCGACACGTCCGAACGCTACTACGGCGAGGTCATCACCACGCGGACCTTCGCCGACCGCCTCGACACGCTCGCCAATGTCCGTGACGCCGGCATCAAGGTCTGCTGCGGCGGCATCGTCGGCATGGGCGAGGAGGCGGTGGACCGCATCGACATGCTGGTGACGCTGGCCAACCTGCCGGAGCCTCCCGAAAGCGTTCCGATCAACATGCTGATCCCGATCGAGGGCACCCCGCTTGCCGACGCCAGACCCATCGAGCCGATCGAATTCGTGCGGGTGATTGCGCTCGCGCGGATCATGATGCCGACGTCGCATGTCCGCCTGTCCGCCGGACGCACCGCCATGACCGACGAGATGCAGGCGCTCTGTTTCTTTGCCGGCGCGAACTCGATCTTCGCCGGCGACACGTTGCTGACGGCGGACAATCCAGGCGAGGACAAGGACAGCCAGCTGTTCCGCCGTCTCGGCATCGAGCCGATGGATCTTCAGACGCAATGAACGCGGCGCCGCTTGCCCGCTATGACGCGACGCTCCGGGGGCTGGCGCGCAAGGATCGGCTGCGGACACTGGCGCCGCGCGCCGGGCTCGACTTTTCCTCCAACGACTATCTCGGGCTTGCTGCGTCCGCGAGACTGGGCGAGGCGGTTGCCGCCGCGATTGCGAGGGGCACGCCGGTTGGCGCCACCGGGTCCCGGCTCCTGCGCGGCAATGCGCCGGAACACGAGGCACTGGAGGCAGACGCCGCAACCTTCTTCGGGGCCGAACGCGCGCTCTTCTTCGGCAGCGGTTACATCGCCAACGTCGCCCTCCTGACCACATTGCCGCAGAAGGGCGATCTGCTCGTCCTCGACGAACTTGCCCATGCCAGCATGCACGAGGGTGCGCAGGCCGGACGGGCGCATTTCGTGCTGGCCGCGCACAACGATGTCGATGCCGCCGAGGACGCCATCACGCGCTGGCGCGCCGCCGGCGGGATGGGGCGCGTCTGGATCGCGGTCGAAAGCCTCTACAGCATGGACGGCGACCGCGCACCGCTGGACGACCTGGTGGCGCTCTCAGGCCGGTACGAGGCCTTTCTCGTCGTCGACGAGGCGCACGCCACCGGCGTCTTCGGACCGGGCGGACGCGGACTTGCCGCCGCATTCGAGGGCCGCGAGAACATCGTCACGCTGCACACCTGCGGCAAGGCGCTCGGCGCCTCCGGGGCGCTGGTCGCGGGCCCGCGCACCCTGTGCGACTATCTCGTCAACCGCTGCCGTCCCTTCATCTACGCGACCGCACCGTCGCCGTTGATGGCGGTGGCGGTTCGCGAGGCGCTCGTCATGCTGGCCGACGAGTCCGAGCGGCGCAGCCGGCTGCATGACCACATCGCCGTCGCCGGCCGCCAACTGGCGGAACACTGCGGCGTCGCGTCCAGCGACTCGCAGATCCAGCCGGTCGTCATCGGCGACAACCGCCGCACAATGATGATTGCAAGCGAACTCCAGGCGCGCGGCTTCGATATCCGCGGCATCCGTCCGCCGACCGTGCCGGAGGGCACCTCGCGTTTGCGCATCTCGCTGACGCTCAATGTGGACGAAGCCGCCATTGCCGCCATGGTCGATGCACTGGCCGATGTGATGGCGCCGGCATGACGAAGCCCATCGTCGTCACCGGGACGGACACCGGCATCGGCAAGACCGTGTTTTCGTCGGGCCTTGCCGGCATGCTCGATGGCCACTACTGGAAGCCGGTGCAGTCGGGTCTCGACGAAGAGACTGACAGCGAGGTGGTCGCGCGGCTGTCCGGCCTTCCCGAGGGTCGCGTCTTGCCGGAAGCCTATCGCCTGAAAAACCCGCTGTCGCCGCACCGCTCGGCCGAACTCGACGGCGTTACGATCGAAGTGGATGGCCTCGTGCCGCCGGTCGTGCCGGGTCCGCTCGTCATCGAGAGCGCGGGCGGTCTGATGGTGCCGCTCGACCGGCAGACACGGTTCATCGATGTCTTCGAGCGATGGCAGTTGCCGGTCATTCTGTGCGCCCGCACGGTGCTCGGCACGATCAATCACACCCTGCTCTCGATCGAAGCCCTGCGCGCGCGCTCCATCCCACTCATCGGCATTGCCTTCATCGGCGATGAAATGGCCGATAGCCAGCGGACCATCGCGGACTTCGGAGGCGTGGCCGAGCTTGGCAGGCTGCCGCATCTCGATCCGCTGAATGCAACGACGCTGAGGGACGCCATGGCCGGCTTCGACCTCGCCCGGATTACGGGAGACGCATGATGTCCGGATCTCATGTCTGGCATCCCTTCACCCAGCACGCGGTCGAGCCCGCGATCCCCGAGATCGTGCGCACGGAGGGAGCCTATCTTCACAAGGCGGACGGCACGCGGGTTCTGGACGCCATCTCGTCCTGGTGGGTCGTCACCCACGGTCATCGTCATCCCCGCATCGTGAAGGCCATCGAGACGACGGCGTCGAGCCTTGACCAGATCATCTTTGCCGGCTTCACCCACGAACCGGCCGAGCGCTTGGCCAGTGAACTCGTCAGTCTTGCGCCCTCCGGCCTCGACTGGGTGTTTTATTCCGACAGTGGATCGACGGCTGTCGAGGTCGCCTTGAAGATGGCGCTCGGCTATTTCCGCAACATCGGTGCACCGCGCTCGCGCATCGTCGTCATGGAGAACAGCTACCACGGCGACACCATCGGAACGATGAGCGTCGGCGCGCGCGGCGTCTTCAACGCGGCCTACGAACCCCTGCTCTTCAACGTCGACACAATCCCTTTCCCCGCCGCTGGAAAGGAGCAGGAAACACTGGACCGCTTCGAGGCCATCGCGAGCGACGGCAGCGTTGCGGCCCTGATCGTCGAACCGCTGGTGCTCGGCGCCGGCGGCATGCTGATGTATCCGGCCTCCGTGCTGAGCGAACTGAAGCGGATCGCCGAGGCATCCGGCACGCTCCTGATCGCCGACGAGGTGATGACCGGCTGGGGACGCACCGGAACCCTGTTTGCCTGCGATCAGGCGTCGGTTACGCCGGATATACTGTGCACATCGAAGGGCCTCACAGGTGGCACGATCCCGCTCGCGGCGACGCTCGCCACAGACGCCATCTTCCAGGCGCACTACTCGGCGGACCGGCGCAAGACCTTCTTTCACTCAAGCTCCTACACCGCCAATCCGATCGCCTGCGCCGCCGCGCTCGCCAACGTCGAGATCTGGCGCGACGAGCCTGTCGCCGAGCGGGTCGCGGCCCTGAGCGCACGGCAGGCCGCGGGGCTCAAGCGCTTTGAAGGCAACCCCAGCTTCACAGACGGCCGGGTGACCGGAACGATCCTGGCGCTGGACCTTCAAGCCGATAACGCGGGCTATCTCGCCGAAATCGGGCCGAAGCTGCGCGCCTTCTTCCTCGATCGCGGCTTGCTCGTGCGTCCGCTCGGCAATGTCCTCTATCTGCTCCCGCCCTATTGCATCACAGCCGAGGAACTGGACGGGCTGCACGACGCCATTGAGGAGGCCGGCGAACGCTTCGGCGCGAAGACATGATCGGGTCGTCGCGCCTTCTCGGCTTCGGTCACCATGTGCCAGGCCGCAAGGTAATGAACGCGGAAATCGAGGCCGACCTCGGGCTGGAAGCGGGCTGGATCGAGCGGCGCACGGGCATCCTGTCGCGCTTCTGGGCGGCGGACCAAGATACGCTGTCGGGCCTTGCCACCCAGGCTGGCGAGATGGCGCTGGCGAATGCCGGAATCGTGCGCGGCGACATCGGCCTCCTCCTGCTCGCGACCTCGACGCCCGATCACCTCCTGCCGCCGAGCGGGCCGCTTGTGGCGCACAAGCTCGGGCTCGCCCGAGCGGGTGCGGTCGACCTGACCGGCGCCTGCGCGGGTTTCATCTATGCGCTGACATTCGCCGACGGTTTCGCCCGCCTGCACGGCAAGCCGGTGCTCGTCATCGCGGCCAATATCTTGAGCCGGCGTATCAATCAGGCCGAACGCGCCAGTGCCGTGCTCTTTGCCGATGCCGCGGGCGCAGTGGTGATCGGCCCCGGCGGAACGCCCGGTCAGGGCATTCTCGGTGCCTCGGTGGATTCGGATGGATCGCGCTACGGGCTGATCCAGATTCCCGCGGGCGGAAGCAACGAGCCGTTCCACGGCGGCCTTGAGCCAGAACAGACGCGCATGACGATCACCGACGGCCGCGAAGTCTTTTCGAAGGCTGTCGCGATGATGACGGCCTGCTCGCAGGACGCTCTCGCCGCAGCCGGTCTGGAGCCGAAGGAGATTGACCGCTTCGTGCCGCATCAGGCCAACGCCCGCATCTTCGATGCGGTCGGGCGCAACCTCGGCATCGAGGATCGCCGGATCGTCAAGACGATCGCCGACTACGGCAATTCCTCTGCCGCGACGATCCCGCTGTCGCTGTCGCTGGCCAGCCAAACGGCACCGTTCCAATCCGGCGAGAAACTCCTTCTCGCGGCGGCGGGCGCGGGCCTCAGCGGCGGTGCGCTCGTCGTTGGCTTTTAGCGGGTCGAGAGCCTGCCGGGAGAACAACAAAGTTGGTCGAGGAGAATGGAAGCGCCGCTACGGCCTCCGCCGGATGCGATGGCGTAGCCTTGCCAAAGCCTTCCCCCTTCAGAGGAATCCATTTCAGCCTATCCCACATGCTCTTGCAGGACTGAAACGCGCACATCCTCTTCGATAAGCTTCCAGATTTCGTCGACATAACGCGCGAACTCCGGCGTTCTCTTGATGCTCAGGGGCCGAGGCCGCGGCAGATCGACATCGACGATCTTGTTGATACGTCCGGGGCGACGCGCAAAAACGAAGACGCGATCGGACAGATAGACCGCCTCGTCGAT is part of the Hartmannibacter diazotrophicus genome and encodes:
- a CDS encoding adenosylmethionine--8-amino-7-oxononanoate transaminase, with amino-acid sequence MSGSHVWHPFTQHAVEPAIPEIVRTEGAYLHKADGTRVLDAISSWWVVTHGHRHPRIVKAIETTASSLDQIIFAGFTHEPAERLASELVSLAPSGLDWVFYSDSGSTAVEVALKMALGYFRNIGAPRSRIVVMENSYHGDTIGTMSVGARGVFNAAYEPLLFNVDTIPFPAAGKEQETLDRFEAIASDGSVAALIVEPLVLGAGGMLMYPASVLSELKRIAEASGTLLIADEVMTGWGRTGTLFACDQASVTPDILCTSKGLTGGTIPLAATLATDAIFQAHYSADRRKTFFHSSSYTANPIACAAALANVEIWRDEPVAERVAALSARQAAGLKRFEGNPSFTDGRVTGTILALDLQADNAGYLAEIGPKLRAFFLDRGLLVRPLGNVLYLLPPYCITAEELDGLHDAIEEAGERFGAKT
- a CDS encoding LysR family transcriptional regulator — translated: MSDYNCGISGGLAELIAYRSSVFRKVRRSRPLIGNGPRKDRGIIGRIGANRPWIFSKAGLSGVGFQDAFRPLCSCRCASSASCAPAARKLGMSASGVSRAISRLEEKLGARLFDCSTGLLRLTDKGARLYRLAAPHLSGLETAARTTSNLAADV
- the bioB gene encoding biotin synthase BioB gives rise to the protein MHTATAQKTAPEARSAAGRRTWTLEEARALHDAPFNDLLFQAQTVHRQNFDPNKVQLSRLLSIKTGGCPEDCGYCSQSAHHQSGLKASKLMEVQRVIAEATKARDAGATRYCMGAAWRNPKARDMDAVVAMVEGVKALGMETCMTLGMLSADDTQRLKTAGLDYYNHNIDTSERYYGEVITTRTFADRLDTLANVRDAGIKVCCGGIVGMGEEAVDRIDMLVTLANLPEPPESVPINMLIPIEGTPLADARPIEPIEFVRVIALARIMMPTSHVRLSAGRTAMTDEMQALCFFAGANSIFAGDTLLTADNPGEDKDSQLFRRLGIEPMDLQTQ
- a CDS encoding beta-ketoacyl-ACP synthase III, with amino-acid sequence MIGSSRLLGFGHHVPGRKVMNAEIEADLGLEAGWIERRTGILSRFWAADQDTLSGLATQAGEMALANAGIVRGDIGLLLLATSTPDHLLPPSGPLVAHKLGLARAGAVDLTGACAGFIYALTFADGFARLHGKPVLVIAANILSRRINQAERASAVLFADAAGAVVIGPGGTPGQGILGASVDSDGSRYGLIQIPAGGSNEPFHGGLEPEQTRMTITDGREVFSKAVAMMTACSQDALAAAGLEPKEIDRFVPHQANARIFDAVGRNLGIEDRRIVKTIADYGNSSAATIPLSLSLASQTAPFQSGEKLLLAAAGAGLSGGALVVGF
- a CDS encoding NUDIX hydrolase, whose translation is MPDKTTVSKRPATHDSKNDAVSADLIAVVIAVNHDGPRVLTIADSNALPSGPFEQGHRSLQSGLRAWVERQTGHPLGYVEQLYTFADRDRTGDGRVQISIGYLGLTREEKAEGSPTHGWRNWYEYFPWEDHRAGMPPILQDVLIPQLLAWADDTTDPKTRHDRRQRATFAFGLDERDWNEELTLQRYELLYEAGLVAEALRDRGESSSSPIPGRPMIADHRRILATGIARLRTKIKYRPVVFELMPPAFTLLQLQRTVEALAGRLVHKQNFRRLIEQQDLVEETGETTSDTGGRPAKRFRFRQSVLAERAVAGTKLPLSRS
- the nadA gene encoding quinolinate synthase NadA is translated as MAITSARTAALYDRVRRFIPPVEWPIFADDIDAILDLKRQRNAVVLAHNYQTPEIFHCVADIVGDSLALARKAMTVEADVIVLAGVHFMAETAKLLNPGKTVLIPDTAAGCSLAESITPEDVRRLRQCHPGVPVVTYVNTSAAVKAESDICCTSGNAKAVVEALGVPRVIMLPDEYLARNIAAETDVEIITWQGHCEVHELFAPADIRQLREDHPGVTVLAHPECPPDVVAEADFAGSTAAMSDYVARQKPSRVVLMTECSMSDNVAVDHPEIEFIRPCNLCPHMKRVTLANIRAALEQNRHEVTIAPEVAGRARLAVERMLAI
- a CDS encoding 8-amino-7-oxononanoate synthase, producing MNAAPLARYDATLRGLARKDRLRTLAPRAGLDFSSNDYLGLAASARLGEAVAAAIARGTPVGATGSRLLRGNAPEHEALEADAATFFGAERALFFGSGYIANVALLTTLPQKGDLLVLDELAHASMHEGAQAGRAHFVLAAHNDVDAAEDAITRWRAAGGMGRVWIAVESLYSMDGDRAPLDDLVALSGRYEAFLVVDEAHATGVFGPGGRGLAAAFEGRENIVTLHTCGKALGASGALVAGPRTLCDYLVNRCRPFIYATAPSPLMAVAVREALVMLADESERRSRLHDHIAVAGRQLAEHCGVASSDSQIQPVVIGDNRRTMMIASELQARGFDIRGIRPPTVPEGTSRLRISLTLNVDEAAIAAMVDALADVMAPA
- the nadC gene encoding carboxylating nicotinate-nucleotide diphosphorylase — encoded protein: MTLSPIPAVMLEPMVRAALLEDLGRAGDLTSDAIVPKEHRATTVLTARQAGVVAGLDLAMLALRLIDPAVEMSVQCPDGSKVAPGEVIASVSGPARAILTAERTALNFLCHLSGIATVTASIVAAVEGHGTRIVCTRKTTPGLRAVEKYAVRAGGGSNHRFGLDDAILIKDNHVAIAGGIRPAIERARSAVGHLVKIEVEVDTLAQLEEAMALAPDAVLLDNMSAEELRQAVEMVGGRAITEASGRITPATAPAIAATGVDLLSIGWLTHSAPILDIGLDYREL
- the bioD gene encoding dethiobiotin synthase; amino-acid sequence: MTKPIVVTGTDTGIGKTVFSSGLAGMLDGHYWKPVQSGLDEETDSEVVARLSGLPEGRVLPEAYRLKNPLSPHRSAELDGVTIEVDGLVPPVVPGPLVIESAGGLMVPLDRQTRFIDVFERWQLPVILCARTVLGTINHTLLSIEALRARSIPLIGIAFIGDEMADSQRTIADFGGVAELGRLPHLDPLNATTLRDAMAGFDLARITGDA